One part of the Prunus persica cultivar Lovell chromosome G5, Prunus_persica_NCBIv2, whole genome shotgun sequence genome encodes these proteins:
- the LOC18777280 gene encoding homeobox-leucine zipper protein HDG11: MEFGSGGGAGSGGDHDASDSQRRKKRYHRHTANQIQKLEGMFKECPHPDEKQRLQLSRELGLAPRQIKFWFQNRRTQMKAQHERADNCVLRAENDKIRCENIAIREALKNVICPACGVPPLNEDSYFDEHKLRMENAQLKEELDRVSSIAAKCIGRPISQLPPVQPIHVSSLELSMASFGGHGVGGPSLDLDLLPGTTSSAMPSLPYHPTGLSDMDKSLMTDIAANAMEELLRLLQTNEPLWIKSATDGRDVLNLESYERIFPRANSHLKNPDLRIEASRDSGVVIMNGLALVEMFMDPNKFGELFPTIVSMAKTIEVISSGMLGSQSGSLQLMYKELQVLSPLVQTREFYFLRYCQQIEQGLWAIVDVSYDFPRDNQFTNQCRSHRLPSGCLIQDMPNGYSKVSWVEHVEIEDKAPTHRLYRDLIHSGLAFGAERWLAALQRMCERFACLMVSGTSTRDLEGVIPSPEGKRSMMKLAQRMVNNFCASISTSNGHRWTTLSGMNEVGVRVTIHKSTDPGQPNGVVLSAATTIWLPVSPQNVFNFFKDERTRPQWDVLSNNNAVQEVAHIANGSHPGNCISVLRAFNTSQNNMLMLQESCIDSSGSLVVYSPVDLPSINIAMSGEDPSYIPLLPSGFTISPDGRPEQGDGASTSSCNVHGSGGSLVTVAFQILVSSLPSAKLNLESVNTVNTLIGTTVQQIKAALNCNSS; encoded by the exons ATGGAGTTCGGCAGTGGAGGAGGCGCTGGCTCTGGTGGAGACCACGATGCCTCTGACTctcaaagaaggaagaagcGCTACCATCGTCACACTGCTAACCAGATTCAGAAGCTTGAAGG AATGTTCAAGGAGTGCCCTCACCCAGATGAAAAGCAAAGGTTGCAGTTGAGCAGAGAGTTGGGGTTGGCTCCTCGCCAGatcaaattttggtttcaaaACCGGAGGACCCAGATGAAG GCCCAACATGAAAGAGCTGATAACTGTGTGCTTCGAGCAGAGAACGACAAGATCCGATGTGAGAACATTGCAATCAGAGAGGCCCTCAAAAATGTCATTTGCCCAGCTTGCGGTGTCCCTCCCCTCAATGAAGATTCCTATTTTGATGAACATAAATTGCGAATGGAGAATGCCCAATTGAAAGAAGAG CTAGATAGAGTATCTAGCATTGCTGCCAAATGCATTGGGAGGCCAATTTCCCAGCTCCCTCCTGTTCAGCCTATTCATGTTTCGTCTTTGGAGTTATCAATGGCAAGTTTTGGGGGCCATGGGGTGGGTGGCCCTTCCCTTGATCTTGATCTTCTTCCAGGGACTACTTCATCTGCCATGCCCAGTTTGCCTTACCACCCTACCGGTTTATCGGACATGGACAAGTCCCTCATGACTGACATTGCAGCAAATGCCATGGAAGAGTTGCTTAGGCTTTTGCAGACCAATGAGCCTTTGTGGATTAAGTCCGCTACTGATGGGAGGGATGTTCTTAATCTTGAAAGCTATGAGAGGATTTTTCCGAGGGCTAATAGTCATTTGAAAAATCCCGATCTTAGAATTGAAGCATCAAGAGACTCTGGTGTGGTTATCATGAATGGTTTAGCATTAGTCGAAATGTTTATGGACCCG AACAAGTTTGGGGAGCTATTTCCAACAATTGTCTCAATGGCAAAGACAATCGAAGTAATATCATCTGGAATGCTGGGTAGTCAGAGTGGGTCTTTGCAGTTG ATGTATAAAGAGTTGCAGGTGCTTTCACCGTTGGTACAAACTCGGGAGTTCTACTTCCTTCGTTATTGCCAGCAAATTGAGCAAGGCCTGTGGGCAATTGTCGATGTTTCTTACGATTTTCCACGAGATAACCAGTTTACAAATCAATGTCGATCTCATAGGCTTCCTTCCGGGTGCTTGATTCAAGACATGCCTAACGGATATTCCaag GTTTCATGGGTGGAACATGTGGAAATAGAAGACAAAGCCCCAACTCATCGGCTTTATAGAGATCTTATTCACAGTGGATTAGCATTTGGAGCTGAACGATGGCTTGCTGCTCTTCAGAGAATGTGTGAAAGATTTGCATGCCTAATGGTTTCAGGAACTTCTACTAGAGATCTTGAAGGAG TGATTCCATCGCCTGAAGGCAAGAGAAGCATGATGAAACTTGCCCAAAGGATGGTCAACAACTTCTGTGCAAGCATTAGCACATCCAACGGCCATCGATGGACCACCCTTTCTGGGATGAACGAGGTTGGAGTGCGAGTCACCATCCATAAGAGCACGGATCCTGGTCAGCCCAACGGTGTGGTTCTTAGTGCAGCCACGACCATTTGGCTACCAGTATCTCCACAAAatgtgttcaattttttcaaggaTGAAAGAACTCGACCTCAG TGGGATGTCCTTTCCAATAACAATGCAGTGCAAGAGGTTGCCCATATAGCAAATGGTTCACATCCAGGCAACTGCATATCTGTTCTAAGA GCTTTCAACACTAGCCAGAACAACATGCTGATGCTGCAGGAGAGCTGCATAGACTCATCAGGGTCACTTGTTGTGTACAGCCCTGTTGATCTACCATCCATCAACATTGCAATGAGCGGTGAGGATCCTTCTTACATCCCTCTGCTGCCATCAGGATTCACCATTTCACCGGACGGAAGGCCGGAGCAGGGAGATGGTGCCTCAACAAGTTCTTGTAACGTACATGGAAGTGGTGGATCACTAGTTACAGTGGCATTTCAAATCCTAGTGAGCAGCTTGCCATCCGCTAAGCTGAACTTGGAGTCGGTGAATACTGTGAATACTCTTATTGGCACCACTGTCCAGCAAATTAAGGCAGCCTTGAATTGTAATAGTTCCTGA
- the LOC18777019 gene encoding germin-like protein subfamily 1 member 20, producing MMKGVHFQLSIVATLALATFLVSASDPSPLQDFCVAINNTESAVFVNGKFCKDPKFVTANDFFFSGLRIPGNTSNPVGSFVTPANVEQIAGLNTLGISLARIDFAPNGLNPPHTHPRGTEFLIVLEGTLYVGFVTSNGDNNRLFTKVLNKGDVFVFPVGLIHFQLNVGHVNALAVAGLSSQNPGVITIANAVFGSNPPINPDVLAKAFQIDDKEVEYLQKQFWYNNN from the exons ATGATGAAAGGTGTTCATTTCCAACTATCTATTGTTGCCACATTGGCATTGGCCACCTTCCTTGTATCTGCCTCAGACCCCAGTCCTCTGCAGGACTTCTGCGTAGCAATTAATAACACCGAATCTGCTG TGTTTGTGAATGGGAAATTCTGCAAGGACCCGAAGTTTGTGACAGCAaatgattttttcttctccgGGCTCAGAATTCCTGGAAACACATCAAATCCAGTTGGTTCATTCGTGACACCGGCGAATGTGGAGCAAATAGCTGGACTTAACACTCTTGGCATATCCTTGGCTCGCATTGACTTTGCACCAAACGGCCTCAACCCTCCTCACACCCACCCACGCGGCACAGAATTTCTCATAGTCTTGGAAGGCACACTCTATGTTGGCTTCGTCACATCCAATGGCGACAACAATCGGCTGTTCACCAAGGTGTTGAACAAGGGAGATGTGTTTGTGTTCCCAGTTGGTCTCATTCACTTCCAGCTCAACGTGGGACACGTCAACGCTTTAGCCGTTGCAGGTCTGAGCAGCCAGAACCCAGGAGTTATCACCATAGCCAATGCAGTGTTCGGGTCAAACCCTCCTATCAACCCTGATGTTCTAGCCAAGGCATTCCAGATCGACGACAAGGAGGTTGAGTATCTTCAGAAACAGTTCTGGTACAACAACAATTAA
- the LOC18777401 gene encoding probable cyclic nucleotide-gated ion channel 20, chloroplastic, producing the protein MAGYERDEVPMLSDTHPQLSDENVHLQFETFMSRTRSASVSIPMDSMDSSFEREASLVSHTGPLRSRTKTPFLPMSGPLYNRRPDNIFRLTQAVPGQEEAVKPAGEKFPSTNVTNQNEGTDDNYAGKNEHLLRSGQLGMCNDPYCTTCPTYNLKAAQPQHSKASGIFDPKFHNALYGDAKGWARRFFSFLRLYIPGVMNPHAKVVQQWNKFFVISCLVAIFVDPLFFFVLSVRKDNKCIVLDWPMTTTLVVFRSMTDFIYLMHILLQFRLAYVAPESRVVGAGELVDHPKKIARNYLQGYFLIDFFVVLPLPQIIILLVLRKNLGLSGANYAKNLLRAAVLLQCIPRLCRCLPLLAGQSPSGFIFESAWANFIINLLTFVLSGHVVGSCWYLFGLQRVNQCFRDVCHDSGIRGCMSFIDCGHGNEIEGSKVEDPVRDSWKNYTNANACLDKDGFDYGIYSQAVNLTTENSIITRYVYALFWGFQQISTLAGNQTPSYFVWEVLFTMAIIGLGLLLFALLIGNMQNFLQALGRRRLEMSLRRRDVEQWMRHRRLPGELRRRVRQAERYNWAATRGVNEEILLENLPEDLQTDIRRHLFKFIKKVRIFSLMDEPILDSICGRLRQKIYIKGSKVLYHGGLIEKMVFIVRGKMESIGEDGITVSLSEGDVCGEELLTWCLEHSSANRDGKIRIPGQRLLSNRMVRCLTNVEAFSLRAADIEEVTSLFSRFLRKPRVQGAIRYESPYWRGLAARRIQVAWRYRRKRLSRADTSQSQSNHIHNHAL; encoded by the exons ATGGCTGGTTATGAAAGAGATGAGGTACCCATGCTATCGGACACTCACCCACAATTATCAGATGAAAATGTGCACTTACAATTTGAGACATTTATGTCACGAACCAGAAGTGCATCAGTTTCCATTCCTATGGACTCTATGGACTCGTCATTTGAAAGGGAGGCTAGCCTTGTAAGCCATACTGGTCCCTTGAGGAGTCGAACAAAAACTCCATTCCTCCCTATGAGTGGTCCATTATATAACCGCAGGCCTGATAACATTTTCCGGCTAACTCAAGCTGTACCAGGGCAAGAAGAAGCAGTCAAACCTGCAGGAGAAAAGTTTCCTTCTACTAATGTGACAAACCAGAATGAAGGGACAGATGACAACTATGCTGGAAAAAATGAACACTTACTGAGATCTGGGCAATTGGGGATGTGCAATGATCCTTACTGCACAACTTGCCCAACATACAATCTCAAGGCTGCTCAACCACAACACTCAAAGGCTTCGGGTATATTTGATCCCAag TTCCATAATGCTCTCTATGGGGATGCCAAAGGCTGGGCGAGgagatttttctcttttctgcgTCTATATATTCCTGGAGTTATGAACCCTCATGCTAAAGTGGTGCAACAGTGGAACAAGTTTTTTGTCATTTCATGCTTAGTAGCAATTTTTGTAGATCCATTGTTTTTCTTCGTGCTGTCTGTTCGAAAG GATAATAAATGCATAGTTCTTGATTGGCCCATGACGACAAcacttgtggtttttagaaGCATGACTGATTTTATATACTTGATGCACATACTCCTTCAG ttTAGATTGGCTTATGTGGCTCCTGAGTCTAGGGTGGTTGGTGCTGGCGAGTTGGTTGACCATCCAAAGAAAATTGCTCGGAATTACCTTCAAGGATATTTTCTAATTGACTTCTTTGTTGTATTACCGCTTCCTCAG ATCATAATTTTGTTAGTTCTACGAAAAAACTTGGGATTATCTGGAGCAAACTATGCAAAAAATTTGTTACGTGCTGCAGTTCTTCTTCAGTGCATTCCCAGGTTGTGTAGGTGTCTACCCCTGCTTGCTGGTCAGTCTCCAAGTGGCTTCATATTTGAGTCCGCATGGGCAAACTTCATAATAAATCTTCTCACATTTGTGTTGTCTGGCCATGTTGTTGGGTCGTGCTGGTACCTCTTCGGGTTACAG AGGGTTAATCAATGTTTTCGAGATGTCTGTCATGACTCTGGAATTCGTGGGTGCATGAGCTTCATAGATTGTGGGCATGGAAATGAGATTGAAGGTTCTAAAGTGGAAGATCCAGTACGTGATAGCTGGAAAAACTATACGAATGCTAATGCTTGTTTAGATAAAGATGGTTTTGATTACGGAATCTACAGCCAAGCTGTCAATCTTACAACAGAAAATAGCATAATCACGAGATATGTATACGCACTGTTTTGGGGATTCCAG CAAATCAGTACTCTGGCTGGAAATCAAACTCCAAGTTATTTTGTTTGGGAAGTCCTTTTTACAATGGCTATTATTGGCCTAGGTCTCTTGCTTTTTGCTCTTCTCATTGGAAATATGCAGAACTTTCTGCAGGCTCTTGGTCGGAG AAGGTTAGAAATGTCTCTGAGACGTCGTGACGTTGAGCAGTGGATGAGACATAGACGCTTGCCAGGGGAACTTAGAAG GCGAGTACGACAAGCTGAAAGGTACAATTGGGCCGCAACCAGAGGGGTAAATGAAGAAATCCTTTTGGAAAACTTGCCTGAAGACCTTCAGACAGATATAAGACGCCATCTCTTCAAGTTTATTAAGAAA GTACGAATTTTTTCCCTGATGGATGAACCCATCTTGGATTCCATTTGTGGAAGACTAAGACAAAAGATATACATCAAAGGAAGCAAAGTTTTGTACCATGGTGGTctaattgagaaaatggttTTTATCGTGCGTGGAAAAATGGAGAGCATTGGAGAAGATGGGATTACAGTTTCCTTATCTGAAGGGGATGTTTGTGGTGAGGAACTTCTCACATGGTGCCTTGAGCATTCTTCAGCGAACAGAG ACGGTAAGATCAGGATTCCTGGACAGCGATTGCTTAGCAACAGGATGGTGAGATGCTTAACAAACGTCGAAGCATTTTCACTCCGAGCTGCAGACATTGAAGAAGTCACCAGTCTTTTCTCCAGATTTTTGCGAAAACCACGTGTTCAAGGAGCCATAAG ATATGAATCACCTTACTGGAGAGGGCTTGCAGCAAGACGCATTCAAGTAGCATGGAGATACAGGAGAAAACGCCTAAGTCGAGCAGACACCTCTCAATCCCAATCCAATCATATTCATAACCAtgcattataa